DNA from Acidobacteriota bacterium:
CGGCAGAAGATCCAGGAGAACCGGGATCTGCTCGAGCTCAGCCGGCGCCTGGTCACGGTCTGCCGCGACCTGCCGCTCGATCTCGATCTCAGCCGCTACGTCGTGCAGGAGCCCGACGAGCGGGAAACCCTGCGGCTTTTCGGCGAGCTCGAATTCACCAAGCTCGTCCCCGAGTTCCTGCGGCCGCAGAGGCCGGCAAGCCGGGACTTCCGGACCGTCGTCGACGAGGCCGAGCTCGAGGCCCTGGCCGCCCGGATCGCCGAGGCCGGGGCCGTGGCCGTCGACACCGAGACGACCTCGCCGGCGCCGACCCGGGCCCGGCTGGTCGGCCTGTCGTTCGCCCTCGTGCCGGGGGAGGCCTTCTATGTCCCGGTGGGGCACGACTACCTGGGCGCCCCGGCCCAGATCCCCAAGGCCCGGGCCCTGGCCGTCCTGAAGCCCGTGCTGGAGGACGCCCGGGTCCTCAAGACCGGCCAGAACATCAAGTACGACATGATCGTCCTCGCCCGCGAGGGCGTCCGCCTGGCCGGCGTGTCCCGCGACACCATGGTCCTGTCCTACCTGCTCGAGCCGAACTGGGGCAAGCACGGCCTCGACCGCATCGCCCTCCACTACCTCAGGGAGACGAAGACGCCCTACGAGGAGGTGGCCGGCAAGGGCAAGTCCGGGCTGACCATGGACAAGGTGGCCGTCGAGCGGGCCGCGCCCTACGCCTGCCTGGACGCCGACCTGGCCCTGGAGCTCGGGGAGGTCCTGTGGGACAAGGTCCGGACGAAGAAGCTCGACCGGCTCTATGAAGACATCGAGCGGCCCCTGATCGCCGTCCTGGCCCGCATGGAGATGGCCGGCGTCCGGGTCGACCCGGCCGTGCTCAAGGCCATGTCCAGGGAGCTCGAGGGCGAGCTCTGCCGCCTGGAAAAGGAGATCCACGAGCTGGCCGGCTGCGCCTTCAACATCAACTCGCCGCGCCAGCTGGCCGAGGTCCTCTTCCACAAGCTCGGCCTGCAGGCCGGCCGCCGGACCCGCGTGACCAAGGGCTTCTCGACCTCCCTCGACGTCCTCGAGGAGCTGGCCGAGGTCCACCCCCTGGCCCGCCGCGTCCTCGACTACCGGCAGATGGCCAAGCTCAAGTCCACCTACGCCGACGCCCTCACCCAGCTCATCGACCCGGAAACGGGCCGCATCCACACCTGCTACAACCAGACCGTGGCCTCGACCGGCCGGCTGTCCTCGAGCGAGCCCAACCTCCAGAACATCCCGGCCCGCGGGCCGTGGGGGACGCGCTTCCGCCGGGCCTTCGTCCCGGACCCCGGGCACGTCCTCCTGGCCGCCGATTATTCCCAGGTCGAGCTGCGCGTTCTGGCCCATCTCTCGGGCGACCCGACGCTCGTCGAGACGTTCCTGGCCGGCCGCGACGTCCACGAGGAGACCGCCCGGCTGGTCTTCGGCCAGGCCGCCGGCGAGGAGGCGCGGCGGCGGGCCAAGATCATCAACTTCAGCATAATCTACGGCACGTCGGCGTTCTCGCTGGCCCGCGAGCTGGGGACGTCCACGGCCGAGGCCCAGAAGTTCATCGACCGCTACTTCGCCGAGCGGCCGAAGGTCCGGGAGTATCTCGATCGGACGGTCGAGGAGGCCCGGGAGCGGGGATATTCGGAAACCATCTTCGGCCGCCAGCGCCAGGTCCCGGAGCTGCGCGCCCCCGACCGGGCTCTCCAGCAGGCGGGGCGGCGGATCGCCCTCAACAATCCCGTCCAGGGGTCCGCGGCCGACATCATCAAGCTGGCCATGCTCCGCGCCGAGAAGGCCCTGGCGGACCGCCGGCTCCGGACGCGCATGATCCTGCAGGTCCACGACGAGCTTGTTTTCGAGGTCCCCGAGGGCGAGGAGAGGGCGGTCGGGCCGCTTGTCCGCGAGGCCATGGAAGGAGCGGCCGGGCTGGCCGTGCCCCTGGTCGTCAACCTCGGCTTCGGTCCGAACTGGGCCGACGCGAAATAGGCTCGCCCCTTAAAGGGCTTTCTGGAAGGCCCGGTACTTCTTGTAAACCTGGCCGCCCATGCGCTCCATCTCGGCCCGGACCTTGACGTTGGCCTCCATCTCGTGATGGGTGTCGATCTTCTCCATGCCCGCCTCGTAGGCGGCGATCAGGACCTTGATGCCCATGAGGACGTCGAGCCCCTGGCCCCGGTACTGGTCCTTGACCGCCCCGAGGAGCAGGTCGAGCTGCTTGGTCTTGCGGGCCGACCTCAGGACGTGGATGAAGCCGAACGGGAACAGCCGGCCGCGGGCCTTGACGATGCCCTCGGTCATGTCCGGCATGGCGATGATGAAGGCCACGACCTGGCCGTCCTTCCGGATGGCCTTGACGAAGCGGGGATCGAGGATGGGCAGGAAGCGCTTGGCCAGGTCGTCCATCTCCTTCTCCTCGAGCGGGGCGTAGCCGTAGATGTTGCCGGCCATGTAGGTCTCGTTCATGAGGGACAGGATGGGCCGGACCCAGGGCTTGATGTCCTTGCGGCGGCGGAACTCGAGGACATCGAAAGTGCCCCGC
Protein-coding regions in this window:
- the polA gene encoding DNA polymerase I encodes the protein MDGNSLLYRSYYAIRGLSNSAGFPTGAIYGFINAIRKLLDEEKPEYLGVVFDVKGPTFRHEEFEAYKAHRKPMPEDLAVQVPKLKELLGALRVATAEFPGYEADDAIASLAARAEAGGLRTVVVTTDKDLLQIVDAATSVWNPSKEKMIDAAGVKDFFGVGAGAVVDVLALWGDPTDNIPGVPGIGEKTAKSLIEQYGSLDGLLASLDQVKNPRVRQKIQENRDLLELSRRLVTVCRDLPLDLDLSRYVVQEPDERETLRLFGELEFTKLVPEFLRPQRPASRDFRTVVDEAELEALAARIAEAGAVAVDTETTSPAPTRARLVGLSFALVPGEAFYVPVGHDYLGAPAQIPKARALAVLKPVLEDARVLKTGQNIKYDMIVLAREGVRLAGVSRDTMVLSYLLEPNWGKHGLDRIALHYLRETKTPYEEVAGKGKSGLTMDKVAVERAAPYACLDADLALELGEVLWDKVRTKKLDRLYEDIERPLIAVLARMEMAGVRVDPAVLKAMSRELEGELCRLEKEIHELAGCAFNINSPRQLAEVLFHKLGLQAGRRTRVTKGFSTSLDVLEELAEVHPLARRVLDYRQMAKLKSTYADALTQLIDPETGRIHTCYNQTVASTGRLSSSEPNLQNIPARGPWGTRFRRAFVPDPGHVLLAADYSQVELRVLAHLSGDPTLVETFLAGRDVHEETARLVFGQAAGEEARRRAKIINFSIIYGTSAFSLARELGTSTAEAQKFIDRYFAERPKVREYLDRTVEEARERGYSETIFGRQRQVPELRAPDRALQQAGRRIALNNPVQGSAADIIKLAMLRAEKALADRRLRTRMILQVHDELVFEVPEGEERAVGPLVREAMEGAAGLAVPLVVNLGFGPNWADAK